One Littorina saxatilis isolate snail1 linkage group LG1, US_GU_Lsax_2.0, whole genome shotgun sequence genomic window carries:
- the LOC138947722 gene encoding dentin sialophosphoprotein-like isoform X9, which produces MLKLTLLCLLFVSLWAKVSPRSVKTFREEENTHELRTPKCTCKTDPEKEKNTGGKTDPEKEKNTGGKTDPEKEKNTGGKTDLEKEKNPGGKTDPEKEKNPGGKTDFEKEMNTGGKTYPEKEKNTVSKTDFEKEMNTGGKTYPEKEMNTGGKTDPEKEMNTGGKTELEKEKNTVSKTDFEKEKNTGGITDLEKEKNTGGKTELEKEKNTVGKTDLEKEKNTGGITDPEKEKNTGGKTDPEKEMNTGGKTYPEKEKNTGGKTDPEKEKNTGGKTDPEKEKNTGGKTDHEKEKNTGSKTDHEKETNTGSITDPEKETNTGGKTDPEKEKNTGSKTDHEKEKNTGSKTDHEKETNTGSITDPEKEKNTGSITDPDKEKNTGGKTDPDKEKNTGGKTDPDKEKNTGGKTDHEKKTNTGGKTDHEKKTNTGSITYPEKEKNTGGKTDHEKEKNTGGKTDPEKEKNTGGKTALEKEKNTGGKTDPEKEKNTGGKTDHEKETNTGSKTDHEKETNTGSITDPEKETNTGGKTDPEKEKNTGSITDPEKETNTGGKTDPDKEKNTGDKTDPDKEKNTEGKTDLEKEKNTEGKTDLEKEKNTGGITDPEKEKNTGGKTDPEEEKNTGGKTDPDKEENTGGKTDPEKETNTGSKTDLEKEKNTGGKTDLEKEKNTGGKTDNEKEKNTGGKTDPEKEKNTGGKTDPEKEKNTGGKTDPEKEKNTGGKTYPEKEKNTGGKTDHEKETNTGSKTDHEKEKNTGSITDPEKETNTGGKTDHEKETNTGSKTDHEKEKNTGSKTDHEKETNTGSKTDHEKEKNTGSITDPEKETNTGGKIDPDKEKNTGGKTDHEKNPNTGGKTDHEKKTNTESITYPEKEKNTGGKTDHEKEKNTGSKTNPEKEKNTGGKTDHEKETNTGSKTDHEKETNTGSITDPEKETNTGGKTDLEKEKNTGGKTDHEKEKNTGSITDPEKETKTGGKTDPDKEKNTGGKTDPEKEKNTGGKTDPEKEKNTGGKTDPEKEKNTGSKTDHEKKTNTGSITDPEKEKNTGGKTDPEKEKNTGGKTDPEKEKNTGGKTDPEKEKNTGGKTDPEKEKDPGGKTDHEKEKNPVGKTDPEKEKNTGGKTYPEKENNPGGKIYPEKETNTGVKTDHEKEKNPGGKTDLEKEKNTGGKTDLEKEKNTGGKTDPEKEKNTGGKTDPEKEKNTGEDFMRMNPESGVHSRDGCRARMNCATDKLPEGSDIVSVRLYHETASDQTRIHILLAEADDQSQMMFRDRVQLSNAGAFVSNNQAPVCPGTFFCMGTTTYFIYPVQEENLGKYMCETRVRKGSQTLLYVGWATLAFDKCCKACPYCSTQVGGVWADFGLWSPEPCKGCLQERRPERCLTKHCNGPEPIQRRRCSQDGVCDETDQIKIHTERVNADRCRVKIQCKVPPNVIVTSVQLFHVWGPKKAVKFTGLTDVDYTGNILLAEATAGVNGGRFTEMVFHPNGRVDPDIPSDTQLCSCTYNCREYYTYTFDTVNPANVGDYACVIHPRRGLDDFLFAARLGFADDCPRPSKDIHGGRPREVHRVLLPQTLRDGRGGQRS; this is translated from the exons ATGCTGAAATTGACTTTACTATGTCTGCTTTTCGTTTCGCTTTGGGCTAAAGTTAGCCCTCGGagtgtgaaaacgtttagggaGGAAGAAAACACCCATGAGCTTAGAACGCCtaaatgtacatgtaaaactgaccccgagaaagaaaagaacactggaggtaaaactgaccccgagaaagaaaagaacactggaggtaaaactgaccccgagaaagaaaagaacactggaggtaaaactgacctcgagaaagaaaagaaccctggaggtaaaactgaccccgagaaagaaaagaaccctggaggtaaaactgacttcgagaaagaaatgaacactggaggtaaaacataccccgagaaagaaaagaacactgtAAGTAAAACTGACTTCGAGAAAGAAATgaacactggaggtaaaacATACCCCGAGAAAGAAATgaacactggaggtaaaacGGACCCCGAGAAAGAAATgaacactggaggtaaaactgagctcgagaaagaaaagaacactgtAAGTAAAACTGACttcgagaaagaaaagaacactggaGGTATAACTGACctcgagaaagaaaagaacactggaggtaaaactgagctcgagaaagaaaagaacactgtAGGTAAAACTGACctcgagaaagaaaagaacactggaggtataactgaccccgagaaagaaaagaacactggaggtaaaactgaccccgagaaagaaatgaacactggaggtaaaacataccccgagaaagaaaagaacactggaggtaaaactgaccccgagaaagaaaagaacactggaggtaaaactgaccccgagaaagaaaagaacactggaggtaaaactgaccatgagaaagaaaagaacactggaAGTAAAACTGACCATGAGAAAGAAACGAACACTGGAAGTATAACTGACCCCGAGAAAGAAACgaacactggaggtaaaactgaccccgagaaagaaaagaacactggaagtaaaactgaccatgagaaagaaaagaacactggaAGTAAAACTGACCATGAGAAAGAAACGAACACTGGAAGTATAACTGACcccgagaaagaaaagaacactggaAGTATAACTGACCCCgataaagaaaagaacactggaggtaaaactgaccccgataaagaaaagaacactggaggtaaaactgaccccgataaagaaaagaacactggaggtaaaactgaccatgagaaaaaaacgaacactggaggtaaaactgaccATGAGAAAAAAACGAACACTGGAAGTATAACTTACcccgagaaagaaaagaacactggaggtaaaactgaccatgagaaagaaaagaacactggaggtaaaactgaccccgagaaagaaaagaacactggaggtaaaactgccctcgagaaagaaaagaacactggaggtaaaactgaccccgagaaagaaaagaacactggaggtaaaactgaccATGAGAAAGAAACGAACACTGGAAGTAAAACTGACCATGAGAAAGAAACGAACACTGGAAGTATAACTGACCCCGAGAAAGAAACgaacactggaggtaaaactgaccccgagaaagaaaagaacactggaAGTATAACTGACCCCGAGAAAGAAACgaacactggaggtaaaactgaccccgataaagaaaagaacactggaGATAAAACTGACCCCgataaagaaaagaacactgAAGGTAAAACTGACctcgagaaagaaaagaacactgaAGGTAAAACTGACctcgagaaagaaaagaacactggaGGTATAACAGACcccgagaaagaaaagaacactggaggtaaaactgaccccgaggaagaaaagaacactggaggtaaaactgaccCCGATAAAGAAGAgaacactggaggtaaaactgaccCCGAGAAAGAAACGAACACTGGAAGTAAAACTGACctcgagaaagaaaagaacactggaggtaaaactgacctcgagaaagaaaagaacactggaggtaaaactgacaatgagaaagaaaagaacactggaggtaaaactgaccccgagaaagaaaagaacactggaggtaaaactgaccctgagaaagaaaagaacactggaggtaaaactgaccccgagaaagaaaagaacactggaggtaaaacataccccgagaaagaaaagaacactggaggtaaaactgaccATGAGAAAGAAACGAACACTGGAAGTAAAACTGACcatgagaaagaaaagaacactggaAGTATAACTGACCCCGAGAAAGAAACgaacactggaggtaaaactgaccATGAGAAAGAAACGAACACTGGAAGTAAAACTGACcatgagaaagaaaagaacactggaAGTAAAACTGACCATGAGAAAGAAACGAACACTGGAAGTAAAACTGACcatgagaaagaaaagaacactggaAGTATAACTGACCCTGAGAAAGAAACGAACACTGGAGGTAAAATTGACCCCgataaagaaaagaacactggaggtaaaactgaccATGAAAAAAACCCgaacactggaggtaaaactgaccatgagaaaaaaacaaacactgaaAGTATAACTTACcccgagaaagaaaagaacactggaggtaaaactgaccatgagaaagaaaagaacactggaAGTAAAACTAACcccgagaaagaaaagaacactggaggtaaaactgaccATGAGAAAGAAACGAACACTGGAAGTAAAACTGACCATGAGAAAGAAACGAACACTGGAAGTATAACTGACCCCGAGAAAGAAACgaacactggaggtaaaactgacctcgagaaagaaaagaacactggaggtaaaactgaccatgagaaagaaaagaacactggaAGTATAACTGACCCCGAGAAAGAAACGAAAactggaggtaaaactgaccccgataaagaaaagaacactggaggtaaaactgaccccgagaaagaaaagaacactggaggtaaaactgaccccgagaaagaaaagaacactggaggtaaaactgaccccgagaaagaaaagaacactggaAGTAAAACTGACCATGAGAAAAAAACGAACACTGGAAGTATAACTGACcccgagaaagaaaagaacactggaggtaaaactgaccccgagaaagaaaagaacactggaggtaaaactgaccccgagaaagaaaagaacactggaggtaaaactgaccccgaaaaagaaaagaacactggaggtaaaactgaccCCGAGAAAGAAAAGGACCctggaggtaaaactgaccatgagaaagaaaagaaccctgtaggtaaaactgaccccgagaaagaaaagaacactggaggtaaaacATACCCCGAGAAAGAAAATAACCCTGGAGGTAAAATATACCCCGAGAAAGAAACGAACACTGGAGTTAAAACTGACcatgagaaagaaaagaaccctggaggtaaaactgacctcgagaaagaaaagaacactggaggtaaaactgacctcgagaaagaaaagaacactggaggtaaaactgaccccgagaaagaaaagaacactggaggtaaaactgaccccgagaaagaaaagaacactggag AAGACTTCATGAGAATGAACCCAGAAAGTGGCGTTCACAGTCGCGATGGCTGTCGTGCCAGAATGAACTGTGCTACGGACAAACTGCCAGAGGGTTCGGACATTGTGTCCGTCAGACTGTACCACGAGACGGCGAGTGACCAGACCAGGATCCACATACTTCTGGCCGAGGCAGATGACCAGTCCCAGATGATGTTTCGTGACCGTGTCCAGTTGTCCAACGCCGGGGCTTTTGTTTCTAACAACCAGGCGCCAGTGTGTCCGGGGACGTTTTTCTGTATGGGTACCACAACCTACTTCATTTACCCG GTCCAAGAGGAGAACCTAGGTAAATATATGTGCGAGACGCGCGTGAGGAAAGGGAGCCAGACGTTGCTCTACGTGGGTTGGGCTACCCTCGCTTTTGATAAATGCTGTAAAGCCTGCCCCTACTGCAGCACGCAAg TGGGCGGGGTGTGGGCCGATTTTGGTCTCTGGTCACCGGAGCCGTGCAAGGGATGTTTACAGGAGCGTCGACCCGAACGTTGTCTGACCAAACACTGCAATGGCCCTGAACCCATCCAGAGACGTCGCTGCTCTCAGGACGGTGTGTGCGACGAGACAG ATCAGATCAAAATCCACACGGAACGTGTCAACGCGGATCGTTGTCGCGTAAAGATACAGTGCAAGGTTCCTCCAAATGTCATCGTGACATCTGTGCAACTGTTTCACGTGTGGGGGCCCAAGAAGGCTGTCAAGTTCACAGGCTTAACGGATGTAGATTACACGGGGAACATTCTTCTAGCGGAGGCGACGGCGGGGGTCAACGGAGGAAG ATTCACAGAGATGGTTTTTCATCCTAACGGGAGAGTCGACCCGGACATTCCCAGCGATACTCAACTGTGTTCCTGCACGTACAACTGCAGGGAATACTACACCTACACTTTTGACACT gTCAACCCGGCCAATGTAGGTGATTATGCATGCGTCATACACCCGAGACGGGGCCTTGATGACTTCCTCTTCGCGGCCAGGCTGGGTTTCGCTGACGACTGCCCAAGGCCAAGCAAAG ACATACATGGTGGAAGGCCACGAGAAGTACATCGAGTACTACTGCCACAAACTTTGCGAGATGGACGAGGAGGGCAAAGGAGCTAG
- the LOC138947722 gene encoding dentin sialophosphoprotein-like isoform X17, with protein sequence MLKLTLLCLLFVSLWAKVSPRSVKTFREEENTHELRTPKCTCKTDPEKEKNTGGKTDPEKEKNTGGKTDPEKEKNTGGKTDLEKEKNPGGKTDPEKEKNPGGKTDFEKEMNTGGKTYPEKEKNTVSKTDFEKEMNTGGKTYPEKEMNTGGKTDPEKEMNTGGKTELEKEKNTVSKTDFEKEKNTGGITDLEKEKNTGGKTELEKEKNTVGKTDLEKEKNTGGITDPEKEKNTGGKTDPEKEMNTGGKTYPEKEKNTGGKTDPEKEKNTGGKTDPEKEKNTGGKTDHEKEKNTGSKTDHEKETNTGSITDPEKETNTGGKTDPEKEKNTGSKTDHEKEKNTGSKTDHEKETNTGSITDPEKEKNTGSITDPDKEKNTGGKTDPDKEKNTGGKTDPDKEKNTGGKTDHEKKTNTGGKTDHEKKTNTGSITYPEKEKNTGGKTDHEKEKNTGGKTDPEKEKNTGGKTALEKEKNTGGKTDPEKEKNTGGKTDHEKETNTGSKTDHEKETNTGSITDPEKETNTGGKTDPEKEKNTGSITDPEKETNTGGKTDPDKEKNTGDKTDPDKEKNTEGKTDLEKEKNTEGKTDLEKEKNTGGITDPEKEKNTGGKTDPEEEKNTGGKTDPDKEENTGGKTDPEKETNTGSKTDLEKEKNTGGKTDLEKEKNTGGKTDNEKEKNTGGKTDPEKEKNTGGKTDPEKEKNTGGKTDPEKEKNTGGKTYPEKEKNTGGKTDHEKETNTGSKTDHEKEKNTGSITDPEKETNTGGKTDHEKETNTGSKTDHEKEKNTGSKTDHEKETNTGSKTDHEKEKNTGSITDPEKETNTGGKIDPDKEKNTGGKTDHEKNPNTGGKTDHEKKTNTESITYPEKEKNTGGKTDHEKEKNTGSKTNPEKEKNTGGKTDHEKETNTGSKTDPEKEKNTGGKTDPEKEKNTGGKTDPEKEKNTGSKTDHEKKTNTGSITDPEKEKNTGGKTDPEKEKNTGGKTDPEKEKNTGGKTDPEKEKNTGGKTDPEKEKDPGGKTDHEKEKNPVGKTDPEKEKNTGGKTYPEKENNPGGKIYPEKETNTGVKTDHEKEKNPGGKTDLEKEKNTGGKTDLEKEKNTGGKTDPEKEKNTGGKTDPEKEKNTGEDFMRMNPESGVHSRDGCRARMNCATDKLPEGSDIVSVRLYHETASDQTRIHILLAEADDQSQMMFRDRVQLSNAGAFVSNNQAPVCPGTFFCMGTTTYFIYPVQEENLGKYMCETRVRKGSQTLLYVGWATLAFDKCCKACPYCSTQVGGVWADFGLWSPEPCKGCLQERRPERCLTKHCNGPEPIQRRRCSQDGVCDETDQIKIHTERVNADRCRVKIQCKVPPNVIVTSVQLFHVWGPKKAVKFTGLTDVDYTGNILLAEATAGVNGGRFTEMVFHPNGRVDPDIPSDTQLCSCTYNCREYYTYTFDTVNPANVGDYACVIHPRRGLDDFLFAARLGFADDCPRPSKETVREEECEYHCIDTYMVEGHEKYIEYYCHKLCEMDEEGKGARVGLKHVSRDLHTL encoded by the exons ATGCTGAAATTGACTTTACTATGTCTGCTTTTCGTTTCGCTTTGGGCTAAAGTTAGCCCTCGGagtgtgaaaacgtttagggaGGAAGAAAACACCCATGAGCTTAGAACGCCtaaatgtacatgtaaaactgaccccgagaaagaaaagaacactggaggtaaaactgaccccgagaaagaaaagaacactggaggtaaaactgaccccgagaaagaaaagaacactggaggtaaaactgacctcgagaaagaaaagaaccctggaggtaaaactgaccccgagaaagaaaagaaccctggaggtaaaactgacttcgagaaagaaatgaacactggaggtaaaacataccccgagaaagaaaagaacactgtAAGTAAAACTGACTTCGAGAAAGAAATgaacactggaggtaaaacATACCCCGAGAAAGAAATgaacactggaggtaaaacGGACCCCGAGAAAGAAATgaacactggaggtaaaactgagctcgagaaagaaaagaacactgtAAGTAAAACTGACttcgagaaagaaaagaacactggaGGTATAACTGACctcgagaaagaaaagaacactggaggtaaaactgagctcgagaaagaaaagaacactgtAGGTAAAACTGACctcgagaaagaaaagaacactggaggtataactgaccccgagaaagaaaagaacactggaggtaaaactgaccccgagaaagaaatgaacactggaggtaaaacataccccgagaaagaaaagaacactggaggtaaaactgaccccgagaaagaaaagaacactggaggtaaaactgaccccgagaaagaaaagaacactggaggtaaaactgaccatgagaaagaaaagaacactggaAGTAAAACTGACCATGAGAAAGAAACGAACACTGGAAGTATAACTGACCCCGAGAAAGAAACgaacactggaggtaaaactgaccccgagaaagaaaagaacactggaagtaaaactgaccatgagaaagaaaagaacactggaAGTAAAACTGACCATGAGAAAGAAACGAACACTGGAAGTATAACTGACcccgagaaagaaaagaacactggaAGTATAACTGACCCCgataaagaaaagaacactggaggtaaaactgaccccgataaagaaaagaacactggaggtaaaactgaccccgataaagaaaagaacactggaggtaaaactgaccatgagaaaaaaacgaacactggaggtaaaactgaccATGAGAAAAAAACGAACACTGGAAGTATAACTTACcccgagaaagaaaagaacactggaggtaaaactgaccatgagaaagaaaagaacactggaggtaaaactgaccccgagaaagaaaagaacactggaggtaaaactgccctcgagaaagaaaagaacactggaggtaaaactgaccccgagaaagaaaagaacactggaggtaaaactgaccATGAGAAAGAAACGAACACTGGAAGTAAAACTGACCATGAGAAAGAAACGAACACTGGAAGTATAACTGACCCCGAGAAAGAAACgaacactggaggtaaaactgaccccgagaaagaaaagaacactggaAGTATAACTGACCCCGAGAAAGAAACgaacactggaggtaaaactgaccccgataaagaaaagaacactggaGATAAAACTGACCCCgataaagaaaagaacactgAAGGTAAAACTGACctcgagaaagaaaagaacactgaAGGTAAAACTGACctcgagaaagaaaagaacactggaGGTATAACAGACcccgagaaagaaaagaacactggaggtaaaactgaccccgaggaagaaaagaacactggaggtaaaactgaccCCGATAAAGAAGAgaacactggaggtaaaactgaccCCGAGAAAGAAACGAACACTGGAAGTAAAACTGACctcgagaaagaaaagaacactggaggtaaaactgacctcgagaaagaaaagaacactggaggtaaaactgacaatgagaaagaaaagaacactggaggtaaaactgaccccgagaaagaaaagaacactggaggtaaaactgaccctgagaaagaaaagaacactggaggtaaaactgaccccgagaaagaaaagaacactggaggtaaaacataccccgagaaagaaaagaacactggaggtaaaactgaccATGAGAAAGAAACGAACACTGGAAGTAAAACTGACcatgagaaagaaaagaacactggaAGTATAACTGACCCCGAGAAAGAAACgaacactggaggtaaaactgaccATGAGAAAGAAACGAACACTGGAAGTAAAACTGACcatgagaaagaaaagaacactggaAGTAAAACTGACCATGAGAAAGAAACGAACACTGGAAGTAAAACTGACcatgagaaagaaaagaacactggaAGTATAACTGACCCTGAGAAAGAAACGAACACTGGAGGTAAAATTGACCCCgataaagaaaagaacactggaggtaaaactgaccATGAAAAAAACCCgaacactggaggtaaaactgaccatgagaaaaaaacaaacactgaaAGTATAACTTACcccgagaaagaaaagaacactggaggtaaaactgaccatgagaaagaaaagaacactggaAGTAAAACTAACcccgagaaagaaaagaacactggaggtaaaactgaccATGAGAAAGAAACGAACACTGGAA gtaaaactgaccccgagaaagaaaagaacactggaggtaaaactgaccccgagaaagaaaagaacactggaggtaaaactgaccccgagaaagaaaagaacactggaAGTAAAACTGACCATGAGAAAAAAACGAACACTGGAAGTATAACTGACcccgagaaagaaaagaacactggaggtaaaactgaccccgagaaagaaaagaacactggaggtaaaactgaccccgagaaagaaaagaacactggaggtaaaactgaccccgaaaaagaaaagaacactggaggtaaaactgaccCCGAGAAAGAAAAGGACCctggaggtaaaactgaccatgagaaagaaaagaaccctgtaggtaaaactgaccccgagaaagaaaagaacactggaggtaaaacATACCCCGAGAAAGAAAATAACCCTGGAGGTAAAATATACCCCGAGAAAGAAACGAACACTGGAGTTAAAACTGACcatgagaaagaaaagaaccctggaggtaaaactgacctcgagaaagaaaagaacactggaggtaaaactgacctcgagaaagaaaagaacactggaggtaaaactgaccccgagaaagaaaagaacactggaggtaaaactgaccccgagaaagaaaagaacactggag AAGACTTCATGAGAATGAACCCAGAAAGTGGCGTTCACAGTCGCGATGGCTGTCGTGCCAGAATGAACTGTGCTACGGACAAACTGCCAGAGGGTTCGGACATTGTGTCCGTCAGACTGTACCACGAGACGGCGAGTGACCAGACCAGGATCCACATACTTCTGGCCGAGGCAGATGACCAGTCCCAGATGATGTTTCGTGACCGTGTCCAGTTGTCCAACGCCGGGGCTTTTGTTTCTAACAACCAGGCGCCAGTGTGTCCGGGGACGTTTTTCTGTATGGGTACCACAACCTACTTCATTTACCCG GTCCAAGAGGAGAACCTAGGTAAATATATGTGCGAGACGCGCGTGAGGAAAGGGAGCCAGACGTTGCTCTACGTGGGTTGGGCTACCCTCGCTTTTGATAAATGCTGTAAAGCCTGCCCCTACTGCAGCACGCAAg TGGGCGGGGTGTGGGCCGATTTTGGTCTCTGGTCACCGGAGCCGTGCAAGGGATGTTTACAGGAGCGTCGACCCGAACGTTGTCTGACCAAACACTGCAATGGCCCTGAACCCATCCAGAGACGTCGCTGCTCTCAGGACGGTGTGTGCGACGAGACAG ATCAGATCAAAATCCACACGGAACGTGTCAACGCGGATCGTTGTCGCGTAAAGATACAGTGCAAGGTTCCTCCAAATGTCATCGTGACATCTGTGCAACTGTTTCACGTGTGGGGGCCCAAGAAGGCTGTCAAGTTCACAGGCTTAACGGATGTAGATTACACGGGGAACATTCTTCTAGCGGAGGCGACGGCGGGGGTCAACGGAGGAAG ATTCACAGAGATGGTTTTTCATCCTAACGGGAGAGTCGACCCGGACATTCCCAGCGATACTCAACTGTGTTCCTGCACGTACAACTGCAGGGAATACTACACCTACACTTTTGACACT gTCAACCCGGCCAATGTAGGTGATTATGCATGCGTCATACACCCGAGACGGGGCCTTGATGACTTCCTCTTCGCGGCCAGGCTGGGTTTCGCTGACGACTGCCCAAGGCCAAGCAAAG AAACTGTCAGGGAGGAGGAATGCGAATATCACTGCATTGAC ACATACATGGTGGAAGGCCACGAGAAGTACATCGAGTACTACTGCCACAAACTTTGCGAGATGGACGAGGAGGGCAAAGGAGCTAGGGTTGGCCTGAAACATGTGTCTCGCGATCTGCACACATTATAA